A single Colias croceus chromosome 10, ilColCroc2.1 DNA region contains:
- the LOC123694820 gene encoding uncharacterized protein LOC123694820, producing MILNVMNISLEEEIRSFWEYVKRASSGSASGRTEKDMSKIIIISALVASVLSADIHRLENQGLPVNPEAVETHPIYKKARSEEHHPVYKADKIETREKVDLGRGMGPIAKHDMLADEPAPGVMTEPQNNENIAPTGFANPAEVAYPDIPYAPGYNYGNGYAAHGYDLYTNNLGDYLFEPDTSSVGLLWSQVPDSRTMVSYVGRTISWVFSSVFVLMLGSLLTVGVCSYTNLCAITFNGVGPIHEEMRSLITPERLEKISTAADFVKTAINKYQKIQQVTDNVGARRRRSL from the exons TGCTTCTTCAGGATCAGCTTCGGGAAGAACAGAAAAAGAC AtgtccaaaataataataatatcggCATTAGTAGCCTCCGTGCTATCAGCCGACATTCACCGTTTGGAAAATCAGGGTCTTCCTGTTAATCCTGAAGCTGTAGAAACCCATCCAATTTATAAGAAAGCCCGATCTGAAGAACATCACCCTGTGTATAAGGCTGATAAGATAGAAACGAGGGAAAAGGTGGATCTTGGGAGGGGAATGGGACCAATCGCTAAGCATGACATGTTAGCTGACGAACCGGCTCCTGGAGTGATGACGGAACCACAGAATAAT GAAAATATTGCACCTACGGGATTTGCAAATCCAGCTGAAGTGGCCTATCCAGACATTCCATATGCTCCTGGTTACAACTACGGGAATGGCTACGCGGCCCATGG gtacgACTTGTATACCAATAATCTTGGAGATTATTTATTCGAGCCAGATACGTCATCCGTAGGTCTATTGTGGAGTCAAGTACCTGATTCAAGg acTATGGTCAGCTATGTGGGCCGTACTATAAGCTGGGTGTTTAGCAGCGTTTTCGTTCTTATGCTCGGATCCCTACTAACGGTAGGAGTCTGCAGCTACACCAACCTTTGCGCCATTACGTTTAACGGAGTGGGTCCTATTCACGAAGAAATGAGGTCCCTAATCACTCCTGAAAGATTAGAGAAGATCAGCACAGCTGCTGATTTTGTTAAAACGGCGATTAACAAATATCAGAAGATTCAGCAAGTGACTGATAATGTTGGAGCCAGGCGACGAAGATCGCTGTAG